One window of Caldisericum exile AZM16c01 genomic DNA carries:
- a CDS encoding C40 family peptidase, translating to MEKYYVVNVPFSNMYKDVDDMEVVSQVLMGERIVVLDFFKDFVRIKAEDGYTGFVKKDIFVDFEILGMPAVVIIEKVAFGYEKPSVKSRVIYSLPIGSVLYDKGIIEGDYRIVENFSGTKFYIHKNTITTKKFPFEYEKKNCKEILKTALMFLNVPYFWGGKTPFGFDCSGFIQTVFKLNGYKLPRDAYMQAESNVLQTFQLSSIELSPCDLLFFGKNKIDHVGLYMGNKKFIHATTFNVPKVQITNFDEYWIEKLNSVGRIKW from the coding sequence ATGGAAAAATATTACGTTGTTAATGTACCGTTTTCTAATATGTATAAAGATGTAGATGACATGGAGGTTGTCTCCCAAGTTTTGATGGGAGAAAGGATTGTAGTTTTAGATTTCTTCAAGGACTTTGTTAGAATTAAGGCTGAAGATGGCTACACAGGGTTCGTTAAAAAAGATATTTTCGTTGATTTTGAAATACTTGGAATGCCTGCTGTCGTAATAATAGAGAAAGTTGCCTTTGGATATGAAAAACCTTCCGTAAAATCAAGAGTTATTTATTCGTTACCGATTGGAAGTGTGTTATACGATAAAGGGATTATCGAGGGAGATTATAGAATTGTGGAGAATTTTAGCGGTACTAAATTCTACATTCATAAAAACACAATCACCACAAAAAAATTTCCATTTGAATATGAAAAGAAAAACTGTAAAGAAATTCTAAAAACTGCTTTAATGTTTTTGAATGTGCCATATTTTTGGGGCGGAAAAACTCCATTTGGTTTTGATTGCTCAGGATTTATCCAAACCGTTTTTAAATTGAATGGATACAAACTTCCACGTGATGCTTATATGCAAGCTGAAAGCAATGTATTACAGACCTTCCAATTATCGAGTATTGAACTTTCTCCATGTGATCTTCTGTTTTTCGGGAAAAATAAAATTGATCATGTTGGACTTTATATGGGAAATAAAAAGTTTATTCACGCAACAACATTCAATGTGCCTAAGGTTCAAATAACCAATTTCGATGAATATTGGATTGAAAAATTAAACAGTGTAGGGAGAATCAAATGGTAA
- a CDS encoding S66 peptidase family protein: protein MVKPGKLKSGDRVAVVSLASTPFKEHFERGINYLRSFGFEVVVDKNVFNEYGYLAGSDIERANALNTYFEDKSIRAIFSSCGGYGSGRILPYVDFSIIKKNPKILVGYSDITALHLAIQKKTHLITFYGQMPMVDLGKNENSDILMRYLMDKDFTPIFKRDEVKVLNKGSARGLLVGGTLTLIDLLLGTEFEIVTKGNILFMEEVEEHNHDIDRMLLHLKLTKKLEEANGFVIGDMVDITPKDKRRKFLTLEEIFDEYIIKTGKPTLLNFPSGHGEIFIPLPLGVLSEVNSESGTLKILEGSVI, encoded by the coding sequence ATGGTAAAGCCAGGAAAATTAAAAAGTGGAGATAGGGTTGCGGTTGTGTCTCTTGCAAGCACTCCATTCAAGGAGCACTTTGAACGAGGTATTAACTACCTAAGAAGTTTTGGTTTTGAAGTAGTTGTGGATAAAAACGTATTTAATGAATATGGATATCTTGCAGGTAGTGATATTGAAAGAGCAAATGCACTAAACACCTATTTTGAAGACAAGAGCATAAGGGCGATTTTTTCTTCGTGTGGTGGTTATGGGAGTGGAAGAATCCTTCCGTATGTTGATTTTTCTATAATCAAAAAAAATCCTAAGATTTTAGTTGGATATTCTGATATAACTGCACTGCATCTTGCAATTCAAAAGAAGACACATCTTATAACATTTTACGGGCAGATGCCAATGGTTGATCTTGGTAAAAACGAAAATTCAGATATCCTTATGAGATATCTTATGGATAAAGACTTTACGCCGATATTCAAAAGAGACGAAGTAAAAGTATTAAACAAGGGCAGCGCAAGAGGTTTGCTTGTTGGGGGCACTCTTACTCTTATAGACCTTCTTTTGGGAACTGAATTTGAAATTGTGACAAAAGGAAACATTCTTTTTATGGAGGAAGTAGAGGAACATAACCACGATATCGATAGAATGCTTTTACATCTTAAACTTACAAAAAAGTTAGAAGAAGCAAATGGTTTCGTGATAGGTGATATGGTGGACATAACACCAAAGGATAAACGAAGAAAATTTTTAACGCTTGAAGAAATCTTTGACGAATATATTATAAAGACAGGAAAGCCAACGTTGTTAAATTTCCCTTCCGGGCACGGAGAGATTTTTATTCCACTGCCACTTGGTGTGTTAAGCGAAGTTAATTCTGAAAGTGGCACTTTGAAAATCCTTGAGGGAAGTGTAATATGA
- the lysA gene encoding diaminopimelate decarboxylase, with protein MKDEFLKSFDLTYDERGFLHFSSVNLLEIANKFGTPLYVISEDVFIKNINDFRNALSKNFKEFSILYASKAFSVKEVYRILQSENIGADVVSMGEILTALSVGFDPKNLYFHGNSKTDEDIEFALRKGINIVVDNESEFESIIKIASILQTKANILLRIKPGIAAKTHTYIMTGHLESKFGLTFDEAFLLISKCLNHKDINLKGFHYHIGSQILDVNSFEESAEEVSSFLKEVKEKFGYTPKELNVGGGFGIVYTESDLSVSKSDFVSAIKRGLLKHLTNLEDIKILIEPGRSLIGDVGVIIYKVVRKKKVKDKEYLFVDGGMGDNIRVPLYGAKYTVINLKRLGREVKEYSIFGKYCESGDIVSLNVLLESVEEGDYLVMLSAGAYTYSMASNYNRFPRPGVVAISSGTYKLIVKRETYEQVIQNDI; from the coding sequence ATGAAAGACGAGTTTTTAAAATCTTTTGATTTAACATATGACGAAAGGGGTTTTCTTCATTTTTCCTCTGTGAACCTTTTGGAAATCGCTAACAAATTTGGAACGCCTCTTTATGTGATTTCTGAGGATGTATTTATTAAAAATATTAACGATTTTAGGAACGCACTAAGCAAAAATTTCAAAGAGTTTTCTATTTTATATGCAAGTAAAGCTTTTTCTGTTAAGGAGGTTTATCGAATTCTTCAAAGTGAAAATATAGGCGCCGATGTTGTCTCTATGGGGGAGATTCTTACCGCACTTTCAGTTGGTTTTGATCCAAAGAATTTGTATTTTCATGGCAACAGCAAAACAGATGAAGACATTGAGTTTGCATTACGAAAAGGTATAAATATCGTTGTTGACAATGAAAGCGAATTTGAATCAATTATAAAAATTGCCTCTATTTTGCAAACGAAAGCAAATATTTTATTGCGGATAAAACCAGGTATTGCCGCAAAAACGCATACTTATATTATGACAGGACATCTTGAATCGAAATTTGGTTTAACTTTTGATGAAGCGTTTCTTTTGATTTCCAAATGCCTCAACCATAAAGATATTAATTTGAAAGGATTCCATTATCACATTGGTTCTCAGATACTTGATGTAAATTCATTTGAAGAAAGTGCAGAAGAGGTTTCATCATTCTTAAAAGAGGTAAAGGAAAAATTTGGATATACTCCAAAAGAACTAAACGTAGGTGGTGGTTTTGGAATTGTATATACAGAGTCTGACTTATCGGTAAGCAAAAGCGACTTTGTATCAGCAATTAAGAGAGGCCTTTTAAAACATTTAACTAATCTTGAAGACATAAAAATTTTAATAGAACCGGGAAGATCTCTCATTGGAGATGTGGGTGTTATAATTTATAAAGTCGTAAGAAAAAAGAAAGTTAAAGACAAAGAATACCTTTTTGTTGATGGCGGTATGGGGGATAACATAAGAGTTCCCCTGTATGGCGCAAAATACACCGTGATAAATTTAAAACGTTTAGGAAGAGAAGTTAAAGAATATTCAATCTTTGGAAAATATTGCGAATCAGGGGATATTGTTTCGTTAAATGTGCTGCTTGAAAGTGTTGAAGAGGGAGATTACCTTGTTATGCTTTCAGCAGGTGCATATACTTATTCAATGGCTTCTAATTATAATAGGTTTCCACGTCCAGGAGTTGTTGCTATTTCAAGTGGCACATACAAACTCATCGTAAAGCGGGAAACCTACGAACAAGTCATCCAAAACGATATTTAG
- a CDS encoding L-Ala-D/L-Glu epimerase, giving the protein MGKIKNISLKQITTKFKKPFHVTNSISTEAINIRVFTELESNVIGVGEASPSFRVNGEEINALLSMENFLNTLLNGEDVKSFRKCFLKTSKLLATPSLKAAVEFSIIDALAKELGTTPHIIFGGAETSLETDKTVSIEPLEERVSDTIEIFNEGFRIIKVKVGENLKEDIEAMLRISKETKGAKYIVDANMGYTPKEALTFEREMYRNGVDIAIFEQPVAYFDFDGLKYVRFHSHYPVAADESVKTPMDALRLIQNEAVDFFNIKLMKSGISSALSIVELAKTSNIGLMIGAMAETSIGITQSVHFALGVGGFKYFDLDTIFLLNEEKFEGNFIVEKPFYRIA; this is encoded by the coding sequence ATGGGAAAAATTAAAAATATATCCTTAAAACAAATTACAACAAAATTTAAAAAGCCATTCCATGTAACAAATAGCATAAGCACCGAGGCTATAAACATAAGGGTTTTTACGGAACTTGAATCTAATGTTATCGGTGTTGGTGAAGCATCACCTTCCTTTAGAGTAAATGGTGAAGAAATCAATGCACTTCTTTCAATGGAAAATTTCTTAAATACACTACTAAACGGAGAAGATGTAAAATCTTTTAGAAAGTGCTTCTTAAAAACTTCAAAACTACTTGCAACACCAAGTTTAAAGGCTGCAGTTGAGTTTTCAATAATAGATGCACTTGCTAAGGAACTGGGTACAACTCCTCACATCATTTTTGGAGGGGCAGAAACTTCTCTTGAAACAGATAAAACCGTAAGCATAGAGCCATTAGAAGAGAGAGTTTCTGATACAATCGAAATTTTTAATGAAGGTTTTAGAATTATAAAAGTGAAAGTTGGAGAAAATCTCAAAGAGGACATTGAAGCAATGCTTAGAATCTCCAAAGAAACAAAAGGTGCAAAATACATAGTAGATGCAAATATGGGATATACTCCAAAAGAAGCACTAACCTTTGAAAGAGAAATGTATAGAAATGGCGTGGATATCGCAATCTTTGAGCAACCAGTTGCATACTTTGATTTTGACGGTCTCAAATATGTGCGTTTCCATTCACACTACCCCGTCGCAGCAGATGAAAGCGTGAAAACCCCAATGGATGCCCTTCGTCTAATTCAAAACGAGGCTGTAGATTTCTTTAATATAAAGTTAATGAAATCTGGAATATCGTCAGCGCTTTCCATTGTTGAACTTGCAAAAACTTCAAATATTGGCCTTATGATTGGTGCAATGGCAGAGACAAGTATAGGAATAACTCAAAGTGTTCATTTTGCTCTTGGTGTTGGTGGATTTAAATATTTTGATCTTGATACAATCTTCTTGCTTAATGAAGAGAAATTCGAGGGAAACTTCATCGTAGAAAAACCGTTCTACAGAATTGCCTAA
- a CDS encoding GntR family transcriptional regulator, whose amino-acid sequence MALKKIDKTSAVPLYLQVAEGIRELIDSKEFKQGEPIPPENELMEIFGVSRNTVRQAISRLISMGYLYIEKGKGTFVSKVIFNHPSDRLLGFSEEMKSSGFDPVSKILHIGVENATREVAEELLIKAGDSVYRLKRIRFSNGLPVSIEEAFIKYENFKGLLDNFDERSSLYATFVEKFGVQPFYAEETVEASLVKSDEISLLGIKEGAPVFRIRRRTFDRSGEILEFVRSVYRGDIYRINLHLRRIV is encoded by the coding sequence ATGGCTTTAAAGAAAATTGATAAAACAAGTGCCGTTCCTCTTTACCTTCAAGTTGCAGAAGGCATTAGAGAATTAATAGACTCAAAAGAATTCAAACAAGGCGAACCAATCCCTCCTGAAAATGAACTTATGGAGATATTTGGCGTAAGCAGAAATACTGTAAGGCAGGCAATTTCAAGACTCATTTCTATGGGATACCTTTACATTGAAAAAGGGAAAGGAACTTTTGTTTCAAAAGTTATCTTTAACCACCCTTCCGATCGGCTTCTTGGTTTTTCTGAAGAAATGAAATCATCGGGTTTTGATCCAGTTTCAAAGATTCTTCACATTGGCGTTGAGAATGCAACACGCGAAGTTGCAGAGGAACTTTTGATTAAGGCAGGAGATAGCGTTTACAGACTAAAGAGAATTAGATTTTCAAACGGCCTTCCAGTTTCAATTGAAGAGGCATTCATAAAATATGAAAATTTTAAAGGCTTACTCGATAACTTTGACGAAAGAAGCTCTCTTTATGCAACATTCGTTGAGAAGTTTGGAGTGCAACCATTTTATGCAGAAGAAACAGTTGAAGCATCGCTTGTAAAAAGCGACGAAATTTCGCTTTTGGGTATTAAGGAAGGTGCGCCAGTTTTTAGAATTAGAAGACGTACGTTTGATAGATCAGGTGAAATATTGGAGTTTGTAAGGTCCGTATACCGTGGGGACATTTATAGAATTAATTTACACCTGAGGAGAATAGTGTGA
- a CDS encoding BadF/BadG/BcrA/BcrD ATPase family protein: protein MKLGIDLGGSKIRFAVVQDNTINSINFDYPANPTSSKDLSKRLYEAVSTLNILQFDLIAVGMAGGLQEGFKKIVFDALRDFSTQIFIFSDLQVVHFSFFENSDGVVVISGTGSSIFGKLANKSLFYGGLGFAISDVGSGFDIGKSYLSKGLSQMQLGKNSKETKLIEDYFKEVNVNTIIEKIYSGNVVKNIADFSAFVLKKDPQNPVVRKSSISLARETLKAIFKLGFESNVRIGLSGGVFEYSVYFRQTFLNILGKRINVELAERKMPNEVAVLEMAHLEEEHV from the coding sequence GTGAAACTGGGTATTGACCTTGGAGGAAGTAAAATTCGTTTTGCAGTTGTCCAGGATAACACCATCAATAGTATTAACTTTGATTATCCTGCAAATCCAACTTCTTCAAAGGATTTAAGTAAGAGGCTTTACGAAGCAGTTAGCACTCTAAATATTTTGCAATTTGACCTTATTGCGGTAGGTATGGCAGGTGGCCTGCAGGAAGGATTTAAGAAGATTGTATTTGATGCACTCAGGGATTTTTCAACACAGATATTCATCTTTTCTGATTTACAGGTGGTCCATTTTAGTTTCTTTGAGAATTCCGATGGTGTTGTTGTGATTTCTGGGACGGGTTCTTCAATTTTTGGTAAGTTAGCTAATAAGTCTCTTTTTTATGGTGGTCTTGGTTTTGCAATTTCTGATGTTGGCTCTGGCTTTGATATAGGGAAAAGTTATCTATCAAAAGGACTATCGCAAATGCAACTTGGGAAAAATTCGAAAGAAACAAAACTTATAGAAGACTACTTTAAGGAAGTTAATGTAAATACTATTATAGAAAAGATTTATTCGGGGAATGTTGTTAAAAATATTGCCGATTTTAGTGCGTTTGTTCTAAAAAAAGACCCACAAAATCCCGTTGTTAGGAAATCATCAATTTCTCTTGCAAGAGAGACTTTGAAAGCAATCTTTAAACTTGGATTTGAAAGCAATGTGAGAATAGGACTTTCAGGCGGAGTATTTGAATATTCAGTATATTTCCGTCAAACATTCTTAAACATCCTTGGAAAACGCATAAATGTAGAATTAGCAGAAAGAAAAATGCCAAACGAAGTTGCAGTGCTCGAAATGGCTCATTTGGAGGAAGAACATGTATGA
- a CDS encoding N-acetylmuramic acid 6-phosphate etherase, with translation MYDEHLDLKDVETLTKLFLEDHKKVFSAIENALDDINKVIDAVVSVIENGGKVFYIGAGTSGRIAVLDASEIGPTFSRNDLFVPVMAGGIKAVFTAKENLEDNSKLGAMALRRKGFSNKDILIGISASGKTPFVIGALKYAKSLGSKTSLIANNKVNYDFVDYHVILGTGEEFIIGSTRLKAGTSQKIVLNMISTISMMKLGYTYGNLMVSVNPTNKKLIERSATIVSTISGLPIKDALKLVESVKDPRIALLMIKKGITLEEAKELLKKNNYSFRKAYG, from the coding sequence ATGTATGATGAGCATCTTGATTTAAAAGATGTTGAAACTCTAACAAAACTTTTCTTGGAAGATCATAAAAAGGTTTTTTCTGCAATAGAAAATGCATTAGACGATATAAATAAAGTAATTGATGCAGTTGTAAGTGTCATTGAAAATGGCGGAAAAGTTTTTTACATAGGGGCGGGCACAAGTGGAAGAATTGCGGTGCTTGATGCTTCGGAAATAGGTCCAACATTTTCGAGAAACGATCTATTTGTTCCTGTAATGGCAGGAGGCATAAAGGCAGTTTTTACTGCGAAAGAAAATCTTGAAGATAACTCAAAACTCGGCGCTATGGCACTACGAAGAAAAGGTTTCTCAAATAAAGATATTCTAATAGGTATCTCTGCAAGTGGCAAAACACCGTTTGTTATTGGTGCTTTGAAATATGCTAAATCACTTGGAAGTAAGACCTCTTTGATTGCAAACAACAAGGTTAATTATGATTTTGTTGATTATCATGTGATTCTTGGCACAGGTGAGGAATTTATAATTGGTTCTACGCGCTTGAAAGCAGGCACTTCTCAAAAAATTGTTTTAAATATGATTTCAACAATTTCTATGATGAAACTTGGATACACATACGGCAATCTCATGGTAAGTGTAAATCCTACAAATAAGAAACTTATCGAGAGGTCTGCAACTATTGTATCAACAATTAGCGGATTACCAATTAAAGATGCCTTGAAACTTGTAGAGAGCGTAAAAGATCCAAGGATTGCTCTCCTTATGATTAAAAAGGGAATAACTTTAGAAGAAGCAAAAGAGTTGCTTAAAAAAAATAACTATTCTTTCAGGAAGGCATATGGCTAA
- a CDS encoding exo-beta-N-acetylmuramidase NamZ domain-containing protein gives MAKIGIDKVKSSFKNFALFTNASGVDSMFRRNIEILDPLFVIVGEHGMYLEVDRGKDFESYYEYFSGKKIYPIYPTFKEDLLDGVDGVLVDIQDVGVRCFTYVHNIKSIIEMAAKKHLKVVVFDRFNPVGKAFGSSCHTDSIVCPKDIPFLYGVSVGSLAKFFGRKFGAEIEVFETEGNPTYEEMEKFLSNVSQNLNSFQSVLLYPSLVLLEGFKYVSVGRGTNKPFRMVLLEDKRIAKEFVEFLKSLDLKGVLFHETIQKPCFDTLRGEILYGVEFFVYDKDNFDQMFFGFNLVKFFFDNGFEFSKDDSGNLYLDLIYPNLIENLELGNIYKFYEEERIKGSVFLNEIYK, from the coding sequence ATGGCTAAGATTGGCATTGACAAAGTTAAAAGTAGTTTTAAAAATTTTGCCCTTTTTACAAATGCATCAGGCGTAGATTCTATGTTTAGGAGAAATATCGAAATACTCGATCCACTTTTTGTAATTGTAGGAGAGCATGGAATGTATCTTGAAGTTGATAGAGGAAAAGACTTTGAGTCTTACTATGAGTATTTTAGCGGGAAAAAAATATATCCCATATATCCTACATTTAAAGAAGACCTTCTTGATGGGGTTGATGGTGTTTTGGTTGATATCCAAGATGTTGGTGTTAGATGTTTTACATATGTACACAACATAAAAAGTATTATTGAGATGGCTGCAAAAAAGCATCTTAAAGTAGTTGTATTTGATAGATTTAACCCGGTTGGAAAAGCGTTTGGCTCTTCTTGTCATACTGATAGTATTGTATGCCCGAAAGATATTCCGTTTTTGTATGGTGTGTCGGTTGGGAGCCTTGCAAAGTTTTTTGGAAGAAAATTTGGCGCGGAGATTGAAGTTTTTGAAACCGAAGGTAATCCAACATACGAGGAAATGGAAAAATTTTTAAGCAATGTTTCACAAAATCTAAACTCTTTTCAATCGGTTTTACTATATCCTTCACTTGTTCTTCTTGAAGGCTTCAAGTATGTTTCCGTTGGAAGAGGCACAAATAAACCCTTTAGAATGGTTCTGTTGGAAGACAAACGTATTGCAAAAGAATTTGTAGAGTTTTTAAAGTCTCTTGATTTAAAAGGGGTTCTATTTCATGAAACAATTCAGAAACCATGTTTTGATACATTGAGGGGAGAGATACTTTACGGTGTAGAATTTTTCGTTTATGATAAAGATAATTTTGACCAAATGTTTTTTGGGTTTAACTTAGTAAAATTTTTCTTTGATAATGGCTTTGAATTTTCAAAAGATGATTCGGGTAATCTATATCTTGATTTAATTTATCCTAACTTGATTGAAAATTTGGAATTGGGTAATATATACAAATTTTATGAAGAAGAGCGTATTAAAGGAAGTGTGTTTTTAAATGAAATTTATAAATAA
- a CDS encoding ABC transporter substrate-binding protein: protein MKKLVAVLLTVLLLASGLAVSPLNAATQGFSDVKGDYWAYEAITFLSGKGIISGVGQGLFKPDDPVTREQLAKIICLSKGITEFKPAKPTFKDVSPSSWSYGFIEAAVKSGYIKGFPDGTFKPKENIKRADLAVLLVRVLGKESEAQKYKEPLVFSNDEASIPKYAIGAMSLAYNNHYQLLNYRAGRNAAPNANATRAEVANAIYKILKPVKVGGTINLASGTEADSLFLPLAKIGASGDYWLLQFANLIGLDENESVYPLAAKEVPTVQNGLVSVYEVNGEKRMKVTYHLRGGLKWADGQPVTVNDYIFTEKLLQDPQVKVVSASSMWANFIDHVEAPNSSTLVYYYKVVDPQYILGRGVLPEHILKPIYDKDPSLINTCDFNTQPLGNGPFMLEKWVKNSYISFVRNPYYPWGQPLVDRIVIKYIPDANTRLANLMAGTILASSIDPQQMPVLKNSNKFNVYVSFSEGGLTYIGCITTNPLLSDKRVRQAIAYGINMEAYGKQYYGFDVPRATGPIMKSSWAYNPKAKTYYYDFNKAKQLLAEAGFTMGSNGVLVSKDGKEFVVTLGTTTATSSKQAGVFIQSELQKLGIKVNIASYPISTYYGRVIPQAQVDLYFAGWIEDPLFPGKLDSYKCNQIPTSENNYSGLNWSRWCNEEATKYANLAYSTLDRELAKQYYGKFQEIFTEELPEIPWLERVGISAIRKEFKNYIGSKGGINRYTWNASFWYLDN from the coding sequence ATGAAGAAGTTAGTAGCAGTATTGCTTACTGTGTTGCTACTTGCAAGTGGACTTGCAGTTTCTCCACTTAATGCAGCAACGCAGGGATTTTCTGATGTAAAAGGTGACTATTGGGCGTATGAGGCGATTACATTCTTGTCGGGTAAAGGGATTATTTCTGGAGTAGGGCAAGGACTTTTCAAACCTGATGATCCTGTTACACGAGAACAACTTGCAAAGATCATTTGTCTATCGAAAGGAATAACTGAGTTTAAGCCTGCAAAACCAACCTTCAAAGATGTAAGTCCTTCTTCTTGGTCTTATGGATTTATTGAAGCGGCAGTAAAATCTGGTTACATTAAAGGATTTCCAGATGGTACATTTAAACCCAAGGAAAACATAAAGAGAGCAGACCTTGCAGTTCTTCTTGTAAGAGTTCTTGGTAAAGAAAGCGAAGCACAGAAGTATAAAGAACCCTTAGTTTTCTCGAATGACGAAGCAAGCATTCCGAAGTATGCAATAGGTGCAATGAGTCTTGCGTATAACAATCACTATCAGTTGCTTAATTACAGGGCAGGAAGAAATGCAGCGCCAAATGCAAATGCAACAAGAGCAGAAGTTGCAAATGCAATCTATAAAATTCTTAAGCCCGTTAAAGTTGGTGGCACGATAAACCTTGCATCTGGAACAGAAGCAGATTCGCTTTTCCTTCCTCTTGCAAAAATTGGTGCATCAGGTGATTATTGGCTTTTGCAGTTTGCAAACCTCATTGGCCTTGATGAAAACGAAAGTGTGTATCCTCTTGCAGCAAAAGAAGTGCCCACAGTTCAAAATGGTCTTGTAAGTGTTTACGAGGTTAATGGTGAGAAGAGAATGAAGGTTACCTACCATTTAAGGGGTGGTTTAAAGTGGGCAGATGGACAGCCTGTCACAGTTAATGATTATATATTTACCGAAAAGCTCCTTCAAGATCCACAAGTTAAGGTTGTTTCTGCTTCGAGTATGTGGGCAAACTTCATTGACCATGTTGAAGCACCAAATAGTTCAACTCTTGTTTATTACTATAAGGTTGTCGATCCTCAGTACATTTTGGGAAGAGGTGTTTTACCAGAGCATATTTTGAAGCCAATTTACGATAAAGATCCAAGTCTTATTAACACATGTGATTTTAATACTCAACCTCTTGGAAATGGACCATTTATGTTAGAGAAGTGGGTTAAGAACTCCTATATTTCCTTTGTGAGAAACCCCTACTATCCTTGGGGGCAACCGCTTGTTGATAGAATTGTTATTAAATACATTCCAGACGCTAACACAAGACTTGCAAACCTCATGGCAGGAACGATACTTGCAAGTAGTATTGATCCACAACAGATGCCGGTTTTAAAGAACAGCAATAAGTTTAATGTGTATGTTTCCTTTAGTGAGGGTGGGCTCACATACATCGGTTGCATTACAACAAATCCACTTCTTTCAGATAAGCGAGTAAGACAGGCAATTGCATATGGTATAAACATGGAAGCCTATGGAAAACAGTACTACGGATTTGATGTTCCAAGAGCAACTGGTCCAATTATGAAGAGCAGTTGGGCATATAACCCAAAAGCAAAGACATACTACTATGATTTCAATAAGGCAAAACAACTCCTTGCAGAAGCAGGCTTTACAATGGGCTCAAATGGAGTTTTGGTTTCAAAAGATGGTAAAGAATTTGTTGTAACATTGGGCACTACCACTGCAACATCTTCGAAACAAGCAGGTGTATTTATTCAATCTGAATTACAAAAACTTGGAATTAAGGTGAATATTGCATCTTATCCAATATCAACTTACTATGGAAGAGTTATTCCTCAGGCGCAGGTTGACCTTTACTTTGCAGGTTGGATTGAAGATCCACTCTTCCCAGGAAAACTTGACTCATACAAGTGCAATCAAATACCTACATCTGAAAATAACTATTCAGGCCTGAACTGGTCAAGATGGTGCAATGAGGAAGCAACAAAATACGCAAACCTTGCATACTCCACACTCGATAGAGAACTTGCAAAACAGTACTATGGAAAATTCCAGGAAATCTTTACAGAAGAACTTCCCGAAATTCCATGGCTTGAAAGAGTTGGAATTTCCGCAATAAGGAAGGAATTCAAGAACTATATCGGATCAAAAGGTGGTATTAACAGATACACGTGGAATGCCTCCTTCTGGTATCTTGATAACTAA
- a CDS encoding ABC transporter permease has protein sequence MRQYITRRVLILIPELFVITFIAFIFYSLMGDPFAELRANPFINQGYVQYLEKAYGFDKPVLVRYFFWLSQVVRGNFGISAVTGEPVITLIKRAMPITLSINIFTFTFSLIVGVLIGFASALRQRSFLDNFFTVLSYIGLAMPSFWLSLMLMILFSVKLHWLPPGGFMTPGMENASFLPRVIDRLKYIVMPFIVLGFGGLTGWVRYTRSSVLEMLKKDYVRTARAKGLPESVVLRKHVFRNSLNPIVTLFFLSFPGFFSGSAIVEQIFSIPGMGSLVISAVMNNDYMVAMASLVFYSTMLVISLLLADIAYAFLDPRVKFS, from the coding sequence ATGAGGCAGTATATTACAAGAAGAGTTTTAATTCTGATACCTGAACTTTTTGTAATTACATTCATTGCGTTTATTTTTTACAGCCTTATGGGTGATCCGTTTGCGGAATTGAGAGCAAATCCATTTATAAATCAGGGGTATGTCCAATACCTTGAAAAAGCGTATGGCTTTGATAAACCTGTCCTCGTGAGGTACTTCTTTTGGCTTTCGCAGGTTGTAAGAGGTAATTTTGGAATCTCAGCAGTTACTGGTGAGCCTGTAATTACTTTAATTAAACGAGCAATGCCCATTACCCTCTCAATTAATATCTTTACATTTACTTTCTCTCTTATTGTGGGAGTTTTAATTGGTTTTGCATCCGCATTAAGACAGCGGTCATTTTTAGATAATTTCTTCACTGTCCTTTCCTATATAGGTCTTGCGATGCCTTCTTTCTGGCTTTCTTTGATGCTTATGATTCTTTTTTCGGTTAAATTACACTGGCTTCCACCTGGAGGCTTTATGACTCCCGGAATGGAAAATGCGTCATTTCTTCCAAGAGTTATTGATAGACTTAAATATATTGTTATGCCTTTTATTGTTTTAGGTTTTGGTGGTCTTACGGGCTGGGTGAGATATACTCGTTCTTCTGTCCTTGAAATGCTTAAGAAGGATTATGTTAGAACTGCCCGTGCAAAAGGCCTTCCGGAGAGTGTTGTTTTAAGGAAACATGTTTTTCGAAATTCTTTAAATCCCATTGTAACACTCTTTTTCCTTTCTTTTCCTGGATTTTTTAGTGGCTCTGCAATTGTTGAACAAATTTTTTCAATTCCTGGCATGGGAAGTTTGGTTATAAGCGCAGTTATGAATAACGACTATATGGTTGCGATGGCATCTCTTGTATTTTATTCTACGATGCTTGTTATTTCTCTTCTTCTTGCAGACATTGCGTATGCCTTCCTTGACCCAAGAGTTAAATTTAGTTGA